TTTGGAAGTGGTCTGTAATTTTTATGACCCTCTCTTGAAAATGAGGATTTCCAAAGAGTGTCATAAGAAAAATTTTCAAGATGGAGGGCTTTATTATTAATGATATTCGGTATATCATCGAACTGCCAGACAGAATCAAGGGTATTTGAATATACGCAGGCGATGATCACAAAAAGAAGAAAACTCGTCTGAATCGCATTTTTCATAGAGATATAATCAACTGATACAATGCTGATAAAAAAAGGAAGGCGGATTTCTCCGCCTTCCCTCTATTCTGACATCTTAACTGTCATTAAGCTACTTGAGGGACAGAACTTTTGTATATACCTTATTAGTCCATGACTTAGTAGTAGTACCTGCTATGTTAGGAGAAGAGTCTTGGTACTCTTGAGGGCATCTTCCGCTTCCATCAGTAACTGTGATTGTAATTGCAACGTTAGGATCAGCTGGCCCCACGATTGTCCATGAGTTGGATCCGGTACCTGTGTAGGTAAGGTCTGTACTCGCAATGTTTGTATGTGTTGGAATTGAGAAATAATCTGCAACTGCTGCTGCTACCGCATTTGCATCAGATTCAGCAGCTGAACAGAAAGATTTGTTTCTGTATGCAATGAAGTTAGGTATAGCGATTGCCGCAAGAATACCGATAATAGCGATAACAATCATGAGTTCGATAAGTGTGAAGCCTTCTTCGCTCTGCATTCTAATTTTTCTAATCATAATGTTTCTCCTTTTCTTTAGGTTGTAAATAATGATTTGACCATGAGATAATAGTTTTTGTTGTTAACAATAAAAGCAAACAACATGCCAATAAATAAACACATATAAATTATGATTGCATAGCCACTACCATAAAACATTAGCTGAGCATATGACATTTTTTGGGATATATATATACAAAAAATGTCAAACACAAAAAAAACTCATCTGTGAAATACTATCAATAATATCATTGAGCCCTAAGAATTTTATCAATATCACTCTGGGCGTGTATATATCCCAGGCTGTAAGATTTCTGGAAATTCCACAAAGCTGCAGCAACATCGCCGATTTCATTATTAACAAGTCCCACCTTATAATAAGCCCTGGCATTATCAGGGGTAAGCATTATAGCCTTTCCAAGATATTTCAAAGATTTACTATATTCTTTCTGCTTCAAATAAATGCTTCCAATATTATAATAAGCTAAAGCAAAATCTGGCTTGATACTCACGGCTCTGAAAAAACTTTTTATTGCTTCCTCATTCTCATCCAAAGCCATATGGCAAACTCCAACATTAAAATGACCATTAAAATATGATGGTTTAATTTTGATTGCTTCGGAAAAACAGTCCTTGGCTTCTAATATTCTTTTTTCCTTCATTAAAGCATCACCAAGATTGCCGTAGGCGATATAATTATTTTTTGTAACACAGATTGAATGCTGAAATATCGAAATACTGTCACACCAGTTTTTGACATAAAAGCGAGCTGCAAACATAAAAAATATCGCTGTGGCAAGTAATGAGCTATAAGCGAAAAAATTACCGTACTTTAGTTTATCAAAAACAAATTGGGCGCCGAAGCCCATTATTAAAAAAAGGCCTATAAAAGGAATATAAGTATAGCGGTCAGCAATTGATTGAGCCCCAACCTGAACAATTCCTATAACAGGAACAAGAGTCCCCATGTACCAAAACCAGCCGACAAAAAGCCATGGAATTTTTTTAAAAAACCAGATAATCGCTGCCGATACAAATATGAGAAACAATAAGGAAATATAAAAAAATGGCCAATCAATTTTTGGGGCATAAGGATAAAATATCGAAAGATTAAAAGGATAGACCATTTTAATGATGTATTTAAAGTAAGAAATGAATGCGTTACAAAACCTCTCAGGTAATGGCAGTACGTCAAGCGATGACACTGCACCTCCCTTGGCCTGAGCTATTACTGTAATATAGCTTGAGAGCATGCTCAATATGAAAAACGGAATTTTTTCTATTATTAGAGATGACAATATTCTGTATCGTGGATACATTTTCAAGTCATTCATGCGTTTAAGCGGCCAGTAATCAAAAAGCATCAATAAGAATGGCAGCGTAACGATCATTGGCTTTGACATTATTCCAAGTGCAAAAAAGGTCATAGCCGACCAATATGTTACTCTTCTGCGTGACTTAGCATAAAAAATATAAGTCAAAATAGTAAGCATCATAAAAAAAGTACTCAGAACATCTTTTCTTTCTGCAATCCAAGCGACTGATTCAACGTGCATGGGATGAAGAGCAAAAAAAGCCGCGATAAAAGCACTTGGCCATTTTTGAGTTGTTGTTTTGAAAAAAATAAAAAAAAGAAGAATGGTATTTAAAACATGGAATAGCAAATTAGTAGCATGATGTTTGCCTGGGTCAAGACCATAAAGCTGACAGTCCAGCATGTGAGACAGCCACGTAACCGGGTGCCAGTTGCTTGCATGAAATGAAAAAAAGGCCCACTTTATACTATCTGCTGTCATGCCATGTTTAACATGAATATTTTCAGTGATATATTGAACATCATCATAGTTAATAAAGTCATAATTAACAACTGGGATATATACAAATAAAGTTGCCGTGAATAATAGACAGCAAATTATGAATTCTGGTCTGACTAACACTTGTTTTGATGAATATTTAATCAAGTTCGGATAAT
This portion of the Desulforegula conservatrix Mb1Pa genome encodes:
- a CDS encoding tetratricopeptide repeat protein; translation: MKFIAAFFLKDYPNLIKYSSKQVLVRPEFIICCLLFTATLFVYIPVVNYDFINYDDVQYITENIHVKHGMTADSIKWAFFSFHASNWHPVTWLSHMLDCQLYGLDPGKHHATNLLFHVLNTILLFFIFFKTTTQKWPSAFIAAFFALHPMHVESVAWIAERKDVLSTFFMMLTILTYIFYAKSRRRVTYWSAMTFFALGIMSKPMIVTLPFLLMLFDYWPLKRMNDLKMYPRYRILSSLIIEKIPFFILSMLSSYITVIAQAKGGAVSSLDVLPLPERFCNAFISYFKYIIKMVYPFNLSIFYPYAPKIDWPFFYISLLFLIFVSAAIIWFFKKIPWLFVGWFWYMGTLVPVIGIVQVGAQSIADRYTYIPFIGLFLIMGFGAQFVFDKLKYGNFFAYSSLLATAIFFMFAARFYVKNWCDSISIFQHSICVTKNNYIAYGNLGDALMKEKRILEAKDCFSEAIKIKPSYFNGHFNVGVCHMALDENEEAIKSFFRAVSIKPDFALAYYNIGSIYLKQKEYSKSLKYLGKAIMLTPDNARAYYKVGLVNNEIGDVAAALWNFQKSYSLGYIHAQSDIDKILRAQ
- a CDS encoding type II secretion system protein: MIRKIRMQSEEGFTLIELMIVIAIIGILAAIAIPNFIAYRNKSFCSAAESDANAVAAAVADYFSIPTHTNIASTDLTYTGTGSNSWTIVGPADPNVAITITVTDGSGRCPQEYQDSSPNIAGTTTKSWTNKVYTKVLSLK